In Achromobacter spanius, the following proteins share a genomic window:
- a CDS encoding HesA/MoeB/ThiF family protein: MNDQQLLRYARHILLDELGIEGQEKLLAARVLIVGAGGLGSPAALYLATAGVGDITLADDDVVELSNLQRQILHTTASVGRHKAESGRDMLAAFNPQARVHARVERLQGQALSDAVAAADLVLDCTDNFTTRYAINRACVQHRKPLVSGAAIRFDGQVSVYDLRDDSAPCYHCLFPEADDVEEANCATMGVFAPVVGIIGSMQAAEALKLLSGVGESLSGRLLWLDVRTMQWRSVNVQRDPECAVCGHRGH, translated from the coding sequence ATGAACGACCAGCAATTGCTGCGCTACGCCCGCCACATCCTGCTTGATGAGCTGGGTATAGAAGGGCAGGAAAAACTGCTGGCGGCGCGTGTGCTTATCGTGGGTGCAGGGGGGCTGGGTTCCCCCGCCGCCCTGTACCTGGCCACCGCCGGCGTGGGTGATATCACCCTGGCCGACGACGACGTCGTCGAGCTCAGCAACCTGCAACGCCAGATTCTCCACACCACCGCCAGCGTCGGCCGCCACAAGGCCGAATCCGGGCGCGACATGCTCGCGGCCTTCAACCCGCAGGCGCGCGTCCATGCCCGGGTTGAGCGGCTGCAAGGGCAAGCGCTCTCTGATGCCGTCGCGGCGGCGGACCTGGTGCTGGACTGCACCGACAACTTCACCACCCGCTACGCCATCAACCGCGCCTGCGTGCAGCACCGCAAGCCCTTGGTGTCCGGCGCGGCCATCCGCTTTGACGGGCAGGTCAGCGTGTACGACCTGCGCGACGACAGCGCGCCCTGTTACCACTGCCTGTTTCCCGAAGCCGACGACGTCGAGGAAGCCAACTGCGCCACGATGGGCGTGTTTGCCCCCGTGGTCGGCATCATCGGCAGCATGCAGGCCGCCGAGGCCCTGAAACTGCTGTCCGGCGTGGGCGAAAGCCTGTCTGGCCGGCTGCTGTGGCTGGACGTCCGCACCATGCAATGGCGTAGCGTCAACGTGCAGCGCGATCCCGAATGCGCGGTCTGCGGGCATCGCGGGCACTAG
- a CDS encoding GGDEF domain-containing protein, with amino-acid sequence MDTGLKFSLPKWRLTRWLTHSGPDTPADIRAALIASLFGTLPIFAGGVINTLMISGVVAWRRPEPLYVSWLLLEVVLAIVRVTVLRAALRAAPKGGNTHTDLYILLALGWAFSVGYGVFITFLNGDWLAATLAGVSCGAMAGGICFRNYGAPRLVAVMIFLSLGPMCLGALFTGEYVTAIVFIQIPFYLASMTIASHRLNRILVSTMVAERASKRRANEDALTGLANRTGLQVALERVCASARGQDSDAALLYMDMDDFKRINDTYGHAAGDQVLVTIAQRMRAMLRVDDVAARIGGDEFIVLVTGIDATSARRLGEHLLLDALQPIALADGTRVIVGLSIGISIISATNRSPQAALDSADAALYRAKARGGRCCEVDNGEAEGQPEPVAGSSSEPATA; translated from the coding sequence GTGGATACAGGACTGAAGTTCAGCTTGCCCAAGTGGCGCCTGACGCGCTGGCTGACCCATTCGGGGCCGGATACCCCCGCAGACATCCGGGCGGCGCTGATTGCCAGCCTATTCGGCACGCTGCCCATTTTTGCGGGCGGCGTCATCAACACACTCATGATTTCCGGCGTGGTCGCCTGGCGGCGCCCCGAGCCTTTGTACGTGTCGTGGCTGCTGCTGGAGGTGGTGCTGGCCATTGTCCGCGTCACGGTCCTGCGCGCGGCCTTGCGCGCCGCGCCCAAGGGCGGCAACACCCACACTGACCTGTATATCTTGCTGGCGCTGGGTTGGGCCTTCAGCGTGGGGTATGGCGTTTTCATCACCTTCCTCAACGGCGATTGGCTGGCGGCAACCCTGGCGGGGGTCTCCTGCGGGGCCATGGCCGGCGGTATCTGCTTTCGCAACTACGGCGCGCCGCGCCTGGTTGCGGTCATGATCTTCCTGAGCCTGGGCCCCATGTGCCTGGGCGCCTTGTTCACGGGCGAATACGTCACCGCCATCGTCTTCATCCAGATCCCGTTCTACCTGGCCAGCATGACCATCGCTTCGCACCGGTTGAACCGCATCCTGGTGTCGACCATGGTGGCCGAGCGGGCCAGCAAGCGCCGCGCCAACGAAGACGCGCTGACCGGGCTGGCCAACCGTACCGGCTTGCAGGTGGCGCTTGAGCGCGTCTGCGCCAGCGCGCGCGGGCAGGATAGCGATGCCGCGCTGCTTTACATGGACATGGATGATTTCAAGCGCATCAACGACACCTACGGCCATGCTGCGGGCGACCAGGTATTGGTGACGATTGCCCAGCGCATGCGCGCCATGTTGCGGGTGGACGACGTGGCGGCGCGGATCGGGGGCGATGAATTCATCGTGCTGGTGACGGGTATCGATGCCACGTCCGCCCGGCGCCTGGGCGAACATCTGCTGCTGGACGCCTTGCAGCCCATTGCGCTGGCGGATGGCACGCGGGTAATTGTCGGGCTGTCGATCGGCATTTCGATTATTTCGGCCACCAACCGCAGCCCCCAGGCGGCCCTCGATTCCGCCGACGCCGCGCTGTATCGCGCCAAGGCAAGAGGAGGGCGCTGCTGCGAAGTGGATAACGGTGAGGCGGAGGGGCAGCCGGAGCCAGTCGCGGGCAGCAGCAGCGAACCCGCCACGGCCTGA
- a CDS encoding FadR/GntR family transcriptional regulator yields the protein MLTKSLTLTEQVAHRIAADIADGVHAVGAKLPPGRVLAEQYGVSAAVIREVTERLRAQGLIQSRQGSGSTVVSRTGGQGFQVSSGVAVNRELLANLYELRMELEGGAAALAALRRNAADLNAMAQALALLETHLEHPEQGVEHDVSFHVAIAAATHNRSYQDLLQYLNRQLRLAVSTARANSRLHDGLSAAVHQEHVAVFEAIRARNPDRARQAAVRHLQQAANRLQLDHLFPAGTPTS from the coding sequence ATGTTGACCAAAAGCCTGACCCTGACCGAACAAGTCGCGCACCGGATCGCCGCGGATATTGCCGACGGCGTACACGCCGTGGGCGCCAAGCTTCCCCCTGGCCGTGTGCTGGCCGAGCAATATGGCGTGAGCGCCGCCGTGATCCGCGAGGTCACCGAGCGCCTGCGCGCGCAAGGGCTGATCCAAAGCCGCCAGGGCTCGGGCAGCACCGTCGTGTCACGCACGGGGGGCCAAGGTTTCCAGGTGTCGAGCGGGGTCGCGGTCAACCGCGAACTGCTGGCCAACCTCTATGAATTGCGGATGGAACTGGAAGGGGGCGCGGCGGCGCTGGCGGCCTTGCGGCGCAATGCCGCCGACCTGAATGCCATGGCGCAAGCCCTGGCGTTGCTGGAAACCCATCTTGAACATCCCGAGCAAGGCGTAGAGCACGACGTCTCGTTTCACGTCGCGATTGCCGCCGCCACGCACAACCGCAGCTATCAGGACCTGCTGCAGTACCTGAACCGGCAGCTGCGCCTGGCCGTCAGCACCGCTCGCGCGAACAGCCGCCTGCACGACGGCCTGAGCGCCGCCGTGCATCAGGAACATGTGGCGGTGTTTGAAGCCATCCGCGCCCGTAATCCCGACCGCGCCCGCCAGGCGGCGGTGCGCCATCTGCAGCAGGCGGCCAACCGCCTGCAACTCGATCACCTTTTTCCCGCAGGCACGCCCACATCATGA
- a CDS encoding FAD-binding oxidoreductase, which translates to MTASDFTQRLVQALGPDTVYTAEADIAPWLSDWRGLYNGHAQAVVRPRTTADVAACLALCQQEGVPVVPRGGNTGLCGGATPDAGSRNVVLSLDRMNAVRSIDTVANTMVAEAGAILGNLRRAAQDAGRLLPLSLAAEDSSQIGGNVATNAGGVNVVRYGMARELVLGLEAVLPTGEIFNGLRTLRKDNTGYDLKQLLIGSEGTLGVITAVALRLFPRTDVRSVVLTAVESPAQALQLFEILFEQCGARLQAFEYFSGDCLDLVLTHAEGVQEPFDQRYPAYVLVELADTADEAGLTTLLENVIGTALERGLCLDAAVSTSMAQLQTLWKLREEISEAQRADGPHLKHDVSLPIERIPEFMVSAEARVRALYPDIRPFIFGHFGDGNLHYNLSRPAGAARDWVAVNGAAITDAVLDEVNRYGGSISAEHGIGQLKRDHFLHSKDAVELRLMREIKKVMDPAGIMNPGKLL; encoded by the coding sequence ATGACCGCATCCGACTTCACGCAACGCCTGGTTCAAGCCCTGGGTCCCGACACCGTCTACACCGCCGAGGCGGACATCGCGCCCTGGTTGTCTGACTGGCGCGGCTTGTACAACGGCCACGCGCAGGCGGTCGTGCGTCCGCGCACCACGGCGGACGTCGCCGCCTGCCTGGCGTTGTGCCAGCAAGAGGGCGTGCCCGTGGTGCCGCGCGGCGGCAATACCGGGCTGTGCGGCGGCGCAACGCCCGACGCCGGGTCCCGAAACGTGGTGTTGAGCCTGGACCGCATGAACGCCGTGCGCTCGATTGATACGGTGGCCAACACCATGGTCGCCGAGGCGGGCGCCATCCTGGGCAACCTGCGCCGCGCCGCGCAGGATGCGGGGCGCTTGCTGCCGCTGAGCCTGGCAGCGGAAGACTCCAGCCAGATCGGCGGCAACGTCGCCACCAATGCCGGCGGCGTGAACGTGGTGCGTTACGGCATGGCGCGCGAGCTGGTGCTGGGCCTGGAAGCCGTGCTGCCCACCGGCGAAATCTTCAACGGCTTGCGCACGCTGCGCAAAGACAACACGGGCTACGACCTGAAGCAGTTGCTGATCGGTTCGGAAGGCACTTTGGGCGTGATCACGGCGGTGGCCTTGCGCCTCTTTCCGCGCACGGACGTGCGTTCGGTGGTGCTGACGGCTGTTGAATCGCCCGCGCAGGCCTTGCAGTTGTTTGAGATTCTGTTCGAGCAGTGCGGCGCGCGCCTGCAGGCGTTTGAGTACTTCTCGGGTGATTGTCTGGACTTGGTGCTGACGCATGCCGAAGGCGTGCAAGAGCCGTTCGACCAACGCTATCCCGCGTATGTGCTAGTGGAGCTTGCCGACACGGCGGACGAGGCCGGCCTGACGACGCTGCTGGAAAATGTGATCGGCACGGCGCTGGAACGCGGTCTGTGCCTGGACGCCGCGGTGTCTACGTCGATGGCGCAGTTGCAGACCTTGTGGAAGCTGCGCGAGGAAATCTCCGAGGCGCAGCGCGCCGACGGTCCGCATTTGAAGCACGACGTGTCGCTGCCTATTGAGCGCATCCCGGAATTCATGGTGTCCGCCGAGGCGCGCGTGCGGGCGCTATACCCCGATATCCGGCCGTTCATCTTCGGGCATTTCGGAGATGGCAATTTGCACTACAACCTGTCCCGCCCGGCAGGCGCTGCGCGCGACTGGGTGGCGGTGAACGGGGCGGCCATCACCGATGCGGTGCTGGACGAGGTGAACCGCTATGGCGGAAGTATTTCTGCTGAACACGGCATCGGGCAGCTCAAGCGCGACCATTTTTTACACAGCAAGGACGCGGTGGAGCTGCGGTTGATGCGAGAGATCAAGAAGGTGATGGACCCGGCGGGGATCATGAATCCGGGGAAGTTGCTGTAG
- the thiC gene encoding phosphomethylpyrimidine synthase ThiC, giving the protein MNANPKFLAATAEVDAAAVAPLPKSRRVYETGSRPDIRVPFREIEQDDTPTMFGGEKNPPLTVYDCSGPYTDPDVKIDIRRGLPALRRAWIEERGDTEVLAGPTSEYGKERLTDPKLTAMRFDLQRPPRRAKAGANVSQMHYARRGIITPEMEYVAIRESLRREHYLQTLRDSGPDGEKMVKRLLRQHPGQSFGASIPAAITPEFVRDEIARGRAIIPANINHPEVEPMAIGRNFLVKINANIGNSAVSSGIGEEVEKMTWAIRWGGDTVMDLSTGKHIHETREWIIRNSPVPIGTVPIYQALEKVDGKAEDLTWEIFRDTLIEQAEQGVDYFTIHAGVRLPFIPMTADRMTGIVSRGGSIMAKWCLAHHKESFLYERFEDICDIMKAYDVSFSLGDGLRPGSGYDANDEAQFAELKTLGELTQVAWKHDVQVMIEGPGHVPMQMIKENMELQLEHCHEAPFYTLGPLTTDIAPGYDHITSGIGAALIGWYGTAMLCYVTPKEHLGLPNKKDVKDGIITYKIAAHAADLAKGHPGAAIRDNALSKARFEFRWDDQFNLGLDPDTAKEFHDETLPKDSMKVAHFCSMCGPHFCSMKITQDVRDYAAAQGVSEKDALQKGMQEKSVEFVKKGAEVYHRQ; this is encoded by the coding sequence ATGAACGCCAATCCCAAATTCCTGGCCGCTACCGCCGAAGTCGACGCGGCGGCCGTCGCACCGTTGCCCAAATCGCGCCGCGTGTATGAGACGGGCTCGCGCCCCGACATCCGCGTACCGTTTCGCGAGATCGAGCAGGACGACACGCCGACCATGTTCGGCGGGGAAAAGAACCCCCCGTTGACGGTCTACGACTGCAGCGGTCCCTACACCGACCCCGACGTCAAGATCGATATCCGCCGCGGCTTGCCCGCGCTGCGCCGCGCCTGGATTGAAGAACGCGGCGACACGGAAGTGTTGGCCGGACCCACCAGTGAATACGGCAAAGAACGCCTGACCGACCCCAAGCTGACGGCGATGCGCTTTGACCTGCAACGCCCGCCGCGCCGCGCCAAGGCGGGCGCCAACGTGTCGCAGATGCACTATGCGCGCCGCGGCATCATCACGCCCGAAATGGAATACGTGGCCATCCGCGAAAGCCTGCGTCGCGAGCACTATCTGCAAACGCTGCGCGACAGCGGTCCCGATGGCGAAAAGATGGTCAAGCGCCTGCTGCGCCAGCACCCGGGCCAGTCGTTCGGCGCGTCCATTCCGGCGGCGATCACGCCGGAATTCGTGCGTGATGAAATCGCGCGCGGCCGCGCCATCATCCCGGCCAACATCAATCACCCCGAAGTCGAGCCCATGGCGATCGGGCGCAACTTCCTGGTGAAGATCAACGCCAACATCGGCAACTCGGCCGTGAGTTCGGGCATTGGCGAAGAAGTGGAAAAGATGACCTGGGCGATCCGCTGGGGTGGCGACACGGTGATGGATCTGTCCACCGGCAAGCACATCCACGAAACGCGCGAGTGGATCATCCGCAATTCGCCCGTGCCGATTGGCACGGTGCCGATATACCAGGCGCTGGAAAAAGTGGATGGCAAGGCCGAAGACCTGACGTGGGAAATTTTCCGCGACACGCTGATCGAGCAGGCCGAGCAAGGCGTGGACTATTTCACGATCCATGCGGGCGTGCGCCTGCCGTTCATTCCGATGACTGCCGACCGCATGACGGGCATCGTGTCGCGCGGCGGTTCGATCATGGCCAAATGGTGTCTGGCGCATCACAAGGAGAGCTTCCTGTACGAGCGCTTCGAAGACATCTGCGACATCATGAAGGCCTATGACGTGAGCTTCTCGCTGGGCGACGGGCTGCGTCCGGGTTCGGGCTACGACGCCAACGATGAAGCGCAGTTCGCGGAATTGAAGACGCTGGGCGAGCTGACACAGGTGGCATGGAAGCACGATGTGCAGGTCATGATCGAAGGCCCGGGCCATGTGCCGATGCAGATGATCAAGGAAAACATGGAGCTGCAGCTTGAACACTGCCACGAGGCGCCGTTCTACACGCTGGGGCCGCTGACCACCGACATCGCGCCCGGCTATGACCACATCACATCCGGCATCGGCGCGGCGCTGATCGGCTGGTACGGCACCGCGATGCTTTGCTACGTGACGCCCAAAGAGCACTTGGGCTTGCCGAACAAGAAGGACGTGAAGGACGGCATCATCACGTACAAGATCGCGGCACATGCGGCGGATTTGGCCAAGGGACACCCGGGCGCGGCGATTCGCGACAACGCCTTGTCAAAGGCGCGGTTCGAGTTCCGCTGGGACGATCAGTTCAACCTGGGCCTGGACCCGGACACCGCGAAGGAATTCCACGACGAAACGCTGCCGAAGGATTCGATGAAGGTCGCGCATTTTTGTTCGATGTGCGGCCCGCATTTCTGCAGCATGAAGATCACGCAGGATGTGCGCGATTACGCGGCGGCACAAGGCGTCAGCGAGAAAGACGCCTTGCAGAAGGGCATGCAGGAGAAGTCGGTGGAATTCGTCAAGAAGGGCGCCGAGGTTTATCACCGGCAGTAG
- a CDS encoding SecDF P1 head subdomain-containing protein, with translation MQLTLRKLAPALVVVTLALAGCKTAPTKSPGAATTPDAGQQTTQPAAASSVDFYLAHQQPGPGLREIALPDGKLYLQEVPVLTRADLTDAAALVDRQGQNFVGLRFSEAGARKLTEISTKNVGNRLALVIDQELVAAPSIAEPLNRGVLAFGVASAQAASAIAAKIRGDAPPAPASAPATGGTAPAPKP, from the coding sequence ATGCAACTGACCCTACGCAAATTGGCGCCCGCCCTGGTTGTCGTGACGTTGGCGCTGGCGGGTTGCAAAACCGCTCCGACCAAATCGCCTGGCGCGGCAACCACGCCCGATGCCGGCCAACAAACGACCCAACCCGCCGCCGCCTCGTCGGTGGACTTCTATCTGGCTCACCAGCAACCTGGCCCGGGCCTGCGTGAAATCGCGCTGCCCGACGGCAAACTCTATCTGCAGGAAGTCCCCGTGCTGACGCGCGCCGATCTCACCGACGCCGCTGCCTTGGTCGACCGCCAGGGCCAGAATTTCGTGGGCCTGCGCTTCTCGGAAGCCGGCGCTCGCAAGCTGACCGAAATCAGCACGAAGAACGTCGGCAATCGTTTGGCTTTGGTGATTGACCAGGAACTCGTTGCCGCCCCGAGCATCGCCGAACCGCTCAACCGTGGCGTGCTGGCCTTCGGTGTGGCATCGGCCCAAGCGGCTTCCGCCATTGCCGCCAAGATTCGTGGCGATGCTCCGCCTGCACCGGCGTCGGCCCCGGCCACGGGTGGTACGGCGCCCGCGCCCAAGCCCTGA
- a CDS encoding helix-turn-helix domain-containing protein, with product MKQARLLRGHTQKTLARLARISQSAIASYESGLRHSSRSVRKLAQILKIELEWLETGKGPMEMPMEGYDLSDTLPPVGVAETMPRVARRPRPQAPWPFPNIAPSQFDGLTIDDRAMLEALTLTFIETAQARRTVKPRGRKIG from the coding sequence TTGAAGCAAGCCCGTCTTCTGCGTGGTCACACGCAGAAGACGCTCGCTCGTCTTGCGCGAATCTCGCAAAGTGCAATCGCCAGTTACGAAAGCGGGCTGCGGCATTCCAGCCGCTCCGTCCGTAAGCTTGCGCAGATTCTGAAGATTGAGCTGGAATGGCTGGAGACCGGCAAGGGTCCCATGGAAATGCCCATGGAAGGCTACGACCTGTCCGACACCTTGCCGCCCGTGGGCGTGGCCGAAACCATGCCCCGCGTGGCGCGACGGCCGCGTCCACAAGCGCCCTGGCCATTTCCCAACATTGCCCCGTCGCAGTTCGACGGCCTGACCATCGACGACCGCGCCATGCTCGAAGCGCTGACGCTGACCTTCATTGAAACAGCGCAGGCGCGCCGCACCGTCAAACCGCGCGGCCGCAAGATAGGCTGA
- a CDS encoding transcriptional regulator, whose amino-acid sequence MIYFGGYKHYLGDSFRRRAHMHERGNVFVVQLDEMASNHFVAALQDFQWQVSACESVDELLERLRTDHVDAMVLRGQGAEVPKLIAALRRAAPDAAVVWQSAAASARERVEALEAGVHFYSSARMEPEEWDALLRNVRRRLLPPSTDGPAWRLDKRVLSGPAGERLPLTLTERDFFIRLLRAPGQCLRRDRFFPCNPREGARSVDVLVSRLRTKARRFDIDLPVLAVRGWGYILLQHSPPQEPRD is encoded by the coding sequence ATGATTTACTTTGGTGGTTATAAGCATTACCTGGGTGATAGTTTTAGGAGGCGAGCGCACATGCATGAACGAGGCAACGTGTTCGTCGTGCAACTTGATGAAATGGCGAGCAATCATTTTGTCGCTGCATTGCAGGATTTTCAATGGCAAGTCAGCGCGTGTGAGTCAGTCGATGAGCTTCTGGAACGGCTGCGCACGGATCATGTCGACGCAATGGTGTTGCGTGGGCAGGGCGCCGAGGTCCCGAAGCTGATTGCGGCGTTGCGCCGAGCGGCGCCGGATGCGGCGGTGGTGTGGCAGTCGGCGGCGGCATCGGCGCGCGAACGGGTCGAGGCCCTTGAGGCCGGTGTGCATTTCTATAGTTCGGCCCGCATGGAACCCGAGGAATGGGATGCGCTGCTGCGCAACGTGCGGCGCCGGCTGTTGCCGCCGTCCACCGATGGGCCAGCCTGGCGCCTGGACAAACGGGTGCTGTCAGGACCCGCAGGCGAACGGCTGCCATTGACGCTGACCGAACGGGACTTTTTTATCCGTTTGTTGAGAGCGCCCGGGCAATGCCTGCGGCGCGACCGCTTTTTCCCTTGCAACCCCAGGGAGGGGGCTCGCAGCGTGGATGTGCTGGTATCGCGGCTGCGCACCAAGGCGCGCCGCTTTGACATTGACCTGCCGGTGCTGGCCGTGCGCGGCTGGGGCTACATCCTGCTGCAGCACAGCCCGCCCCAGGAACCGCGCGACTAG
- the proB gene encoding glutamate 5-kinase — MSAETPAVSVVTHAQRLVAKVGSSLVTNEGRGLDRAAVAHWASQIAALHKQGKQIVLVSSGAIAEGMARLGWRKRPSVMHELQAAAAVGQMGLCQAYEAAFAEYGLRTAQILLTHEDLADRHRYLNARSTLFALLRLGVVPIVNENDTVVTDEIRLGDNDTLGALVTNLIEADTLIILTDQRGLYDSDPRKNPGATFMSHAQAGDPALEAMAGGAGSGIGTGGMLTKVLAAKRAAHSGAHTIIASGHERNVLTRLAHGECIGSELRAVLPVWSARKQWLADHLRLRGRVVLDDGAVQALMREGKSLLPIGVTDVEGEFGRGDVVACVDSQGRECARGLINYSSVDTRRILRQPSSQIARILGSMTEPELMHRDNLVVL; from the coding sequence ATGTCTGCTGAAACACCCGCCGTTTCCGTCGTCACCCACGCCCAGCGCCTGGTCGCCAAAGTCGGCTCGTCGCTGGTCACCAACGAAGGCCGAGGCCTGGACCGCGCCGCCGTGGCGCATTGGGCCTCGCAGATCGCCGCCCTGCACAAGCAGGGCAAGCAGATCGTGCTGGTCTCCAGCGGCGCCATTGCCGAAGGCATGGCGCGGCTGGGCTGGCGCAAGCGCCCTTCCGTCATGCACGAACTGCAAGCCGCGGCCGCCGTGGGCCAGATGGGCCTGTGCCAAGCCTACGAAGCGGCCTTCGCCGAATACGGCCTGCGCACCGCGCAGATTCTGCTGACCCACGAAGACCTGGCCGACCGCCACCGCTACCTGAACGCCCGCAGCACGCTGTTTGCGCTGCTGCGGCTGGGCGTGGTGCCGATCGTGAACGAGAACGACACGGTCGTCACCGACGAAATCCGCCTGGGCGACAACGACACGCTGGGCGCGCTCGTCACCAACCTGATCGAAGCCGACACGCTGATCATCCTGACCGATCAGCGCGGCCTGTACGACTCCGACCCTCGCAAGAACCCCGGCGCCACCTTCATGTCGCATGCGCAAGCGGGCGACCCTGCCCTGGAAGCCATGGCGGGCGGCGCGGGCAGCGGCATCGGCACGGGCGGCATGCTGACCAAGGTGCTGGCGGCCAAGCGCGCGGCGCACAGCGGCGCGCACACCATCATCGCCTCGGGCCACGAGCGCAACGTGCTGACGCGGCTGGCGCATGGCGAATGCATCGGCAGCGAGCTGCGCGCGGTGCTGCCCGTGTGGTCCGCCCGCAAGCAATGGCTGGCCGACCACCTGCGGCTGCGTGGGCGCGTGGTGCTGGACGACGGCGCCGTGCAAGCACTGATGCGCGAAGGCAAGAGCCTCTTGCCCATCGGCGTGACCGACGTGGAAGGCGAGTTCGGCCGTGGCGATGTGGTGGCCTGCGTAGACAGCCAGGGCCGCGAATGCGCCCGTGGCCTGATCAACTATTCGTCGGTGGATACCCGGCGCATCCTGCGCCAGCCCTCGTCGCAAATCGCCCGCATCCTGGGCAGCATGACCGAACCCGAGCTCATGCATCGGGACAACCTGGTGGTGCTCTAG
- the obgE gene encoding GTPase ObgE, translated as MKFVDEATIEVVAGKGGNGVASFRREKFIPKGGPDGGDGGRGGTIYAVADRNINTLIDFRYARLHRAKGGENGRGSDQYGAAAPDITLRVPVGTVIHDAETGEVLFDMDTHEQKVVLAAGGQGGMGNIHFKSSLNRAPRQWTPGKEGEHRYLRMELKVLADVGLLGLPNAGKSTLITRISNAKPKIADYPFTTLHPNLGVVRTSPSRSFVVADIPGLIEGASEGAGLGHLFLRHLARTRVLLHLVDVSTPDPDADPVEQAVIDARAIVEELRRYDQELADKPRWLVLNKLDMVPDPEDTKRRFLELYDWKGPVFAISGLTGEGTQDLLYALQDYLDAEREKEHLSSDQADGTYVAPDPRFDDTRSDADKPAAPRGGDE; from the coding sequence ATGAAATTCGTAGACGAAGCCACCATTGAAGTGGTCGCCGGCAAAGGCGGCAATGGCGTGGCGAGCTTTCGCCGCGAAAAGTTCATCCCCAAAGGGGGCCCGGACGGCGGCGACGGCGGCCGCGGCGGCACCATCTATGCCGTTGCCGATCGCAACATCAACACGCTGATCGACTTCCGCTACGCGCGCCTGCATCGCGCCAAGGGCGGCGAAAACGGCCGCGGCTCGGACCAGTACGGCGCAGCCGCCCCGGACATCACCTTGCGCGTGCCCGTGGGCACGGTCATCCATGACGCCGAAACCGGCGAAGTCCTGTTCGACATGGACACGCATGAGCAGAAAGTCGTGCTGGCCGCCGGCGGCCAGGGCGGCATGGGCAACATCCACTTCAAGTCCAGCTTGAACCGCGCGCCGCGCCAGTGGACGCCCGGCAAGGAAGGCGAACACCGCTACCTGCGCATGGAACTGAAGGTGCTGGCGGACGTGGGCCTGCTGGGCCTGCCCAACGCCGGCAAGTCGACGCTGATCACCCGCATCTCGAATGCGAAGCCGAAGATCGCCGACTACCCGTTCACCACGCTGCACCCCAACCTGGGCGTCGTGCGTACGTCGCCGTCGCGCAGCTTCGTCGTGGCCGACATTCCCGGCCTGATCGAAGGCGCGTCCGAAGGCGCCGGCCTGGGCCACCTGTTCCTGCGCCACCTGGCGCGTACCCGCGTGCTGCTGCATCTGGTGGACGTGTCCACGCCCGATCCCGACGCGGATCCGGTCGAGCAAGCCGTGATCGACGCGCGCGCCATTGTTGAAGAACTGCGCCGCTACGACCAGGAACTGGCCGACAAGCCGCGCTGGCTGGTCCTGAACAAGCTGGACATGGTGCCCGACCCCGAAGACACCAAGCGCCGCTTCCTGGAACTGTATGACTGGAAGGGCCCTGTGTTCGCCATTTCCGGCCTGACGGGCGAAGGCACGCAAGACTTGCTGTACGCGCTGCAAGACTACCTGGACGCCGAGCGCGAAAAGGAACACCTGTCGAGCGACCAGGCGGACGGCACCTATGTGGCGCCGGACCCCCGCTTTGACGACACGCGATCCGACGCCGACAAGCCGGCCGCGCCGCGCGGCGGTGACGAATAA
- the rpmA gene encoding 50S ribosomal protein L27, translated as MAQKKGGGSTRNGRDSESKRLGVKTFGGELIPAGSIIVRQRGTRFHAGVNVGMGKDHTLYALIDGKVQFGFKGALNKQTVSIVAAE; from the coding sequence ATGGCACAGAAAAAGGGCGGCGGCTCTACGCGAAACGGACGCGACTCAGAATCAAAGCGTCTGGGCGTCAAGACTTTCGGCGGTGAACTGATTCCCGCTGGTTCGATCATCGTGCGTCAGCGCGGTACGCGCTTCCACGCTGGCGTGAACGTCGGCATGGGCAAGGACCACACCCTGTACGCGCTGATCGACGGCAAGGTTCAATTCGGCTTCAAGGGCGCATTGAACAAGCAAACCGTTTCGATCGTCGCTGCCGAGTAA
- the rplU gene encoding 50S ribosomal protein L21 has product MYAVVKTGGKQYRVAAGEKLKIEQIPADIGQEITLDQVLSVGEGDQLKVGTPLVSGAVVKATVLAQGRHDKVKIFKMRRRKHYQKRQGHRQNYTEIRIEAITA; this is encoded by the coding sequence ATGTACGCGGTCGTAAAAACCGGTGGCAAGCAGTATCGCGTTGCCGCTGGCGAAAAACTCAAGATAGAACAGATACCGGCAGACATTGGGCAAGAAATCACCCTGGACCAAGTGCTGTCCGTGGGCGAAGGCGACCAACTCAAAGTTGGCACGCCCCTCGTCTCCGGCGCTGTGGTCAAGGCAACGGTTCTTGCGCAAGGCCGCCACGACAAGGTCAAGATCTTCAAGATGCGCCGTCGCAAGCACTATCAGAAGCGTCAGGGCCACCGTCAGAACTACACCGAAATCCGCATCGAAGCCATCACGGCTTAA